A portion of the bacterium genome contains these proteins:
- a CDS encoding FtsQ-type POTRA domain-containing protein: protein MIRKKREILQMEIFGEKPILDEPSFLKSSQSDTGELEETSREFDNPMLMGKADNSTTDSILADPDADSESVVPESDTNEFLKKDPERLIINRDFADGFYVDEASRKKQVKEKAFLDPELLLRQRRYYKIAAIVLLSIACLLLLNWQDWVVNSPLFTVQNIDVRGNFISTKDEIKQLADLSTGGRLAQVDVVKAAERVRINPLFESVVVSRSYPSSIVINVEERTPVAFISSDQLYAIDRHGVIMPRLKPKLVYNVPVITGFTAPLHPGKTITSEKITAILNFLQMAQAMDEALYYEISEINLTRDDFTLYLNNLSCAFKIDDQNFARTVIYLSAAFQYFRQSGVGKEVRIIDLRYNGQILVRNKS, encoded by the coding sequence ATGATCAGAAAAAAGCGCGAAATACTGCAGATGGAAATATTCGGCGAAAAACCGATTTTGGATGAACCGTCGTTTTTAAAATCTTCGCAATCGGATACAGGAGAATTAGAAGAAACGTCCCGCGAATTTGATAATCCGATGTTGATGGGAAAGGCCGATAACAGTACGACTGATTCCATTTTAGCAGATCCTGATGCTGACAGTGAATCCGTAGTACCGGAGTCGGATACCAACGAGTTTTTGAAAAAAGATCCGGAACGTTTGATCATCAATCGTGATTTTGCCGATGGATTTTATGTCGATGAGGCTTCACGAAAAAAACAGGTTAAAGAAAAAGCTTTTCTCGATCCGGAATTACTTTTGCGGCAACGCCGCTATTATAAAATTGCGGCCATCGTGTTGTTGAGCATTGCGTGTTTATTGCTACTTAATTGGCAGGACTGGGTTGTCAACTCACCGTTGTTTACAGTCCAGAATATCGACGTGAGAGGCAATTTCATCAGTACGAAAGATGAAATAAAACAGCTCGCCGACCTTTCAACAGGCGGGCGTCTGGCTCAAGTGGATGTTGTCAAAGCCGCTGAGAGGGTTAGGATCAATCCGTTATTTGAGAGCGTCGTTGTCAGCCGCAGTTATCCTTCATCGATCGTCATTAATGTGGAAGAGCGTACTCCGGTTGCTTTTATTTCATCGGACCAATTGTATGCCATCGATCGTCACGGAGTGATCATGCCGCGTTTAAAACCAAAATTAGTTTACAACGTTCCGGTCATTACAGGATTCACGGCGCCGCTTCATCCGGGTAAAACGATCACATCGGAGAAAATAACGGCGATTCTGAATTTTCTGCAAATGGCACAGGCGATGGATGAAGCTTTGTATTATGAAATTTCAGAGATCAATTTAACCCGGGATGATTTTACGTTGTATCTCAACAATTTATCATGCGCATTTAAAATCGACGATCAGAATTTTGCGCGTACGGTCATATATTTGTCCGCGGCTTTTCAATATTTCCGGCAATCAGGCGTCGGGAAAGAGGTTCGTATTATTGACCTGCGTTACAATGGCCAGATTTTAGTTCGTAATAAAAGTTAA
- the murB gene encoding UDP-N-acetylmuramate dehydrogenase, translating to MKNTVHVIRDIQTFFKGRLFENELLKTHTWYQIGGPCSIYAIPETTDDLTQLVRYCRSNAMPVFILGKGSNLLVSDSGISGIVVDLSECCSFTNFDETRVTTGAGVQVPKLVLDCEKKGLGGIEMFAGIPGTVGGAIKMNAGCHGKEFFDVTVSVDLLDNETMTTLPKSKIEYSYRHVKTLDDPARIILAATLQLEKTDIMALTEKRKHFMKIRQQTQPINLPSSGSVFKNPPGDHAARLIDVCGLKGYRIGGAAVSEKHANFFVNEGNAQAKDVLEIIRYVQSVVVKQFGIKLELEVKLVGFTSEELHSVGLA from the coding sequence GTGAAAAATACGGTCCATGTCATTCGTGACATACAAACGTTCTTTAAAGGCCGGTTGTTTGAAAACGAACTTCTCAAAACGCATACGTGGTATCAAATCGGCGGTCCGTGTTCAATTTATGCGATCCCCGAAACCACGGACGACTTGACTCAACTGGTGCGATACTGCCGCTCAAACGCTATGCCGGTTTTCATTTTAGGCAAAGGCAGTAATTTGTTGGTGAGCGATTCCGGAATTTCCGGAATTGTGGTTGATCTTTCTGAATGTTGCTCTTTTACAAATTTTGACGAAACACGGGTTACGACCGGTGCAGGTGTGCAGGTTCCGAAATTGGTTTTGGATTGTGAAAAAAAAGGTTTGGGTGGAATTGAAATGTTTGCCGGAATTCCAGGAACGGTCGGCGGCGCTATTAAAATGAACGCAGGATGTCATGGAAAAGAATTTTTTGATGTTACTGTTTCAGTAGATTTACTCGACAATGAAACGATGACAACTTTGCCAAAATCGAAAATTGAATACAGTTATCGCCACGTAAAAACATTGGACGATCCGGCCCGCATTATTTTGGCGGCAACATTACAACTGGAAAAAACGGATATCATGGCATTGACAGAAAAGAGAAAACATTTTATGAAAATCCGTCAACAAACACAGCCGATCAATTTACCGAGTTCCGGCAGTGTATTCAAAAATCCGCCCGGTGATCACGCGGCACGATTGATCGACGTTTGCGGCTTGAAAGGATACCGGATCGGCGGAGCGGCCGTTTCTGAAAAACATGCGAATTTTTTTGTCAACGAGGGTAACGCCCAAGCAAAAGATGTTTTGGAAATTATCCGCTACGTGCAGTCCGTGGTTGTAAAACAATTTGGAATCAAGCTTGAATTGGAAGTCAAGTTAGTCGGATTCACGTCCGAAGAATTACACAGTGTAGGTCTGGCATGA
- the murC gene encoding UDP-N-acetylmuramate--L-alanine ligase: MNEKIKSIHFVGIGGIGMSGLAEIMNQQGYTVTGSDNQLSEITDHLASVGVKIYKGHDAGNVQCDLLIYTSAVNESNPELAEAKRRGIPMMKRAELLGEFTRNKKAVCISGTHGKTTTTAMTGMMLEQAGKDPTMFVGGILQGMKTNAKLGRSEWIVVEADEFDRSFLTLFSHIAVINNIEADHLDCYKDVNDIQKTFAQFANQTSDTGKVIVNADDPRVAEILPMIRRQIKTFGFADHADVRAENIRQEKATLSFSVLHQQKNYGEVRLRLSGDHNVRNALAATAVGLEIGLPFDAIRKSLENFEGTGRRFELLGIIKGITFIDDYAHHPTEIKATLAGARKGWKNHRIIAAFQPHLFSRTRDLMNEFAIAFGDADIVLLTNIYPAREKPIPGIDGTVLYKATQQHHPNVFYVPDKQMLDAEIEQMMQDGDVVITMGAGDITETGRRLVRKLK, from the coding sequence ATGAACGAAAAAATTAAATCTATTCATTTTGTGGGGATCGGCGGAATCGGTATGAGCGGCCTTGCAGAAATCATGAACCAACAGGGTTATACGGTAACCGGCTCGGATAATCAATTATCCGAGATTACGGATCACCTTGCCTCGGTCGGCGTGAAAATTTATAAAGGACATGATGCCGGTAATGTTCAATGTGACCTTCTGATCTATACATCGGCCGTGAACGAGTCTAACCCGGAGTTAGCCGAAGCGAAACGTCGTGGTATTCCGATGATGAAACGAGCCGAGTTGCTCGGCGAATTCACACGCAATAAAAAAGCTGTTTGTATCAGTGGCACACACGGCAAAACCACGACGACAGCTATGACAGGCATGATGCTCGAACAAGCCGGAAAAGATCCGACGATGTTTGTTGGCGGAATTTTACAAGGAATGAAAACCAACGCAAAATTAGGCCGCAGCGAATGGATCGTCGTCGAAGCCGATGAATTTGATCGGTCGTTCTTGACGTTGTTTTCTCACATAGCGGTCATCAATAATATCGAAGCGGACCATCTCGACTGCTACAAAGATGTGAACGATATCCAAAAAACATTCGCGCAGTTTGCCAATCAAACTTCCGATACTGGAAAAGTTATCGTGAATGCGGACGATCCGCGTGTTGCTGAAATTCTTCCGATGATTCGCAGACAAATTAAAACTTTTGGTTTTGCCGATCATGCCGACGTACGCGCCGAGAATATTCGCCAGGAAAAAGCAACCTTGAGTTTCTCAGTGCTGCATCAACAAAAAAATTATGGGGAAGTTCGCCTCCGTTTAAGCGGTGATCATAACGTCAGAAACGCTTTGGCCGCCACTGCTGTCGGATTGGAAATCGGATTACCGTTTGATGCTATTCGGAAAAGCCTGGAAAATTTTGAAGGCACAGGACGACGGTTTGAATTACTCGGGATTATTAAAGGAATCACGTTTATCGACGACTACGCTCATCATCCGACTGAAATAAAGGCAACGTTGGCTGGAGCAAGAAAAGGCTGGAAAAATCATCGCATCATCGCTGCCTTTCAACCGCATTTGTTTTCGCGAACGCGCGATCTGATGAACGAATTTGCCATTGCATTTGGCGATGCCGATATAGTGTTATTGACAAATATCTACCCTGCGCGGGAAAAACCGATACCGGGAATCGACGGAACGGTCTTATATAAAGCTACCCAACAGCATCATCCTAATGTGTTTTATGTTCCAGACAAACAGATGTTGGATGCTGAAATAGAACAGATGATGCAAGACGGCGATGTGGTTATTACGATGGGCGCCGGAGATATTACAGAAACCGGAAGAAGACTGGTACGAAAACTGAAGTGA
- the murG gene encoding undecaprenyldiphospho-muramoylpentapeptide beta-N-acetylglucosaminyltransferase yields the protein MEGLRVMIAAGGTGGHIFPALALGEEIRRRLPDAKIIFVGTNRGLEEKIIPSNGFELKILAMRGFIRSVSPISILKNIALPFQLFFVMLKAFLIVRNFRPHLVIGCGGYVSGPIVLCGAIRGSRTLLQEQNSRPGRTTLLLSRWVDEVHLTYDDAKRFFKKKVTLKVSGNPLRHALQSIQKDEAYRLFGLKKDKKTLLVVGGSLGAHSVNMALIEIADGLTQKGIQILWQTGNPDYDMIQSQLNNSDVKVFKFIDAMPSAYSCADLVLCRAGAMTISEITMMGLPSVLVPYPFAADNHQEYNAMSLVNRGAARLIRNSELKQKLKTTLIDLFDHPEMIRSMAENSYKLRQPDAAKTIIDRAIELIHERKN from the coding sequence ATGGAAGGGCTTCGCGTAATGATCGCCGCCGGAGGAACCGGCGGACATATTTTTCCGGCGCTCGCACTCGGAGAAGAAATCCGGCGGCGTCTTCCCGATGCGAAAATTATTTTTGTCGGAACAAACCGCGGGCTCGAGGAAAAAATCATTCCGTCCAACGGATTTGAACTGAAAATTTTGGCGATGCGTGGTTTCATCCGAAGCGTATCACCGATCAGTATTCTTAAAAACATCGCCCTGCCGTTTCAATTGTTCTTTGTCATGTTGAAAGCGTTTTTGATCGTACGAAACTTTCGCCCGCATCTCGTGATCGGTTGCGGTGGCTACGTAAGCGGCCCGATCGTTTTGTGCGGCGCCATACGAGGCAGCCGGACTTTGTTGCAAGAACAAAACAGCCGGCCAGGCCGCACCACTTTACTTTTGTCGCGATGGGTCGATGAAGTGCATTTGACGTATGACGATGCAAAACGGTTTTTCAAAAAAAAAGTGACGCTCAAAGTCAGCGGCAATCCTTTACGTCATGCTTTGCAATCGATTCAGAAAGATGAAGCGTATCGTTTATTTGGATTAAAAAAAGACAAAAAAACGCTGCTTGTTGTCGGCGGAAGTCTCGGCGCACATTCGGTCAATATGGCTTTGATCGAAATAGCCGATGGATTAACTCAAAAAGGAATTCAGATTTTGTGGCAAACCGGAAACCCGGATTATGATATGATTCAATCTCAGTTAAATAATTCTGATGTCAAAGTTTTTAAATTTATCGATGCGATGCCATCCGCTTATTCCTGTGCCGATTTGGTATTGTGCCGGGCAGGCGCGATGACTATTTCGGAGATTACGATGATGGGATTACCGTCGGTCCTTGTACCGTACCCGTTTGCAGCAGACAATCATCAGGAATATAACGCCATGTCATTGGTTAATCGCGGTGCGGCTCGGTTGATTCGTAATTCGGAGTTGAAACAGAAATTAAAAACAACGTTGATCGATCTTTTCGATCATCCGGAAATGATCCGATCCATGGCGGAAAATAGTTATAAACTCAGACAGCCTGACGCGGCTAAAACAATTATTGATCGGGCAATTGAACTTATTCATGAACGAAAAAATTAA
- the ftsW gene encoding putative lipid II flippase FtsW — MTETNVPSPVKHSIDKALLLVVLALMTLGIVMIYSASNVIAAQKFGSSFHFLKQQFIRVVLGFVILLFAAKFDYHRYRSKTMMMMLVAFILCLIVLGLGSLKGSARWLQIGGFGIQPSEIAKLALIFYIAAYLDSKGDRIKDFQHGLMPPLIMAAVFCGMIVLQPNFSTASTLMAIVLILLFIGGMRIKHFLGLAAAVIPVGLIIVMMSPYRLERLKTFLNPSGDIQGSGYQIKQSLISFGNGGLTGVGVGQGKQKLLFLPEPFTDFIYSIIGEELGFIGAVFVLILFIVFLFRSIKIARTAPDLYGFYIAAGIVVSIVLYALVNAGVAVGILPTTGLPMPFISYGGTSLLFTCFAIGVLLNISSQTVPKEQALKKSSVSTEHKSFTDNFNIDDEDSVTPVGKESQPISRPVKRPSIVGLDLS; from the coding sequence ATGACCGAAACCAACGTTCCATCGCCAGTAAAACACAGCATCGACAAAGCCTTGCTTTTGGTCGTGCTGGCGCTCATGACACTTGGAATTGTAATGATTTACAGCGCCAGTAATGTCATTGCCGCACAAAAATTTGGCAGCAGTTTCCATTTTTTGAAACAACAATTCATTCGGGTGGTTTTGGGTTTTGTCATTTTACTTTTTGCGGCAAAATTTGATTATCACCGTTATCGCAGCAAAACGATGATGATGATGTTGGTGGCTTTTATTTTATGTCTGATCGTACTCGGACTCGGCAGTCTCAAAGGTTCGGCGCGATGGCTGCAGATCGGTGGCTTTGGAATTCAGCCGTCTGAAATTGCCAAACTGGCTTTGATTTTTTACATCGCCGCCTATTTGGACAGCAAAGGCGACCGCATCAAAGATTTTCAACACGGGCTGATGCCGCCCTTGATTATGGCAGCGGTGTTTTGCGGAATGATCGTGTTGCAGCCCAATTTCAGCACGGCTTCAACACTGATGGCCATTGTTTTGATTTTACTTTTTATCGGCGGAATGCGGATCAAACATTTCCTTGGATTAGCGGCTGCTGTAATTCCGGTCGGGCTGATCATCGTCATGATGAGTCCGTATCGCTTAGAACGTTTGAAAACTTTTTTGAATCCTTCCGGCGATATTCAAGGAAGCGGTTATCAGATCAAACAATCGCTGATCAGTTTCGGTAATGGCGGATTGACCGGCGTCGGCGTCGGACAAGGCAAACAAAAATTACTTTTTTTGCCTGAACCTTTTACGGATTTCATTTATTCAATTATTGGCGAAGAATTAGGTTTTATTGGTGCTGTCTTTGTTCTGATCCTGTTCATCGTTTTTCTTTTTCGTTCAATTAAAATTGCCCGCACAGCGCCGGACTTGTACGGGTTTTATATCGCAGCGGGAATTGTTGTGAGCATAGTTTTATACGCATTGGTCAATGCCGGCGTAGCGGTAGGCATTCTTCCGACAACCGGACTCCCGATGCCATTTATCAGCTACGGCGGAACATCGCTGTTGTTTACATGTTTTGCCATAGGCGTTTTGTTGAACATTTCATCGCAGACCGTTCCCAAGGAACAAGCGCTTAAGAAATCTTCGGTGAGCACTGAACATAAGAGTTTTACCGATAATTTTAATATCGACGATGAAGACTCAGTTACACCTGTAGGAAAAGAATCGCAACCAATATCTCGACCGGTCAAACGGCCGAGCATCGTCGGACTGGATTTGTCATAA
- the murD gene encoding UDP-N-acetylmuramoyl-L-alanine--D-glutamate ligase codes for MNPFNGKKIVVIGAARSGIAAAKLVKRHGASVFVSDIASSESKASEVNSLKSENIPYEFGVHSARVTDADMIIISPGVPRTGSIFTEIATRHIPIYSELEIASWMLSSSLIAVTGTNGKTTTTTLIGEIFKASGRPTLVAGNIGTALSDCVESGVAGGTAVVEVSSFQAEGFLNFCPHIGVLLNLSPDHMDRYESVETYYAAKRKTFENQRSEDFIVYNADDPAVNKLIEGLRSRKIPFSLTNEIEYGAYVHNDSIICILDQGKEMIIETGKIGLRGKHNLANTIAATLVAKLAGIETSIVRDTLIQFKGVEHRLEFVREINGVKFYNDSKATNVDSTFFALDSFKQEKIILIAGGKHKGAPYTPLSELVKKKVKALVLIGEAALLIENDLGQLTKAIRSASIQDAVQRAFNEAANGDVVLLSPACASYDMFKNYEDRGQQFKQAVNGL; via the coding sequence ATGAATCCTTTTAATGGAAAAAAAATTGTTGTTATCGGAGCCGCACGTAGCGGGATTGCCGCGGCTAAATTAGTCAAACGTCATGGCGCGTCGGTATTTGTCAGCGATATTGCAAGTTCTGAAAGCAAGGCCAGTGAAGTAAATAGTTTGAAAAGTGAAAATATTCCGTACGAATTTGGCGTTCATAGCGCCCGTGTGACCGATGCGGACATGATTATCATCAGCCCCGGTGTACCACGGACCGGTTCGATTTTTACAGAAATTGCAACCCGACATATCCCGATTTACAGCGAACTTGAAATTGCTTCGTGGATGCTGTCATCGTCGCTTATAGCCGTAACAGGTACTAATGGCAAAACCACTACGACTACTTTGATCGGAGAAATTTTCAAAGCGTCCGGACGGCCGACGTTAGTAGCCGGTAATATCGGAACGGCGTTGTCCGATTGCGTTGAATCCGGCGTTGCAGGCGGCACGGCTGTTGTCGAAGTGAGTAGTTTTCAGGCTGAAGGTTTTTTAAACTTTTGTCCGCACATAGGCGTGCTTCTTAATTTGTCGCCCGATCACATGGACCGTTATGAATCGGTGGAAACCTATTACGCAGCTAAAAGAAAGACTTTTGAGAATCAACGCAGTGAAGATTTTATCGTGTATAACGCCGATGATCCGGCCGTGAATAAATTAATAGAAGGTTTGCGTTCGCGTAAAATTCCGTTTAGCCTGACCAATGAAATCGAATATGGCGCTTATGTTCATAATGATTCTATTATTTGCATACTGGATCAAGGTAAAGAAATGATTATTGAAACCGGTAAAATCGGTCTTCGTGGAAAGCATAATTTGGCCAACACGATTGCTGCAACACTGGTTGCTAAACTCGCCGGAATCGAAACGTCCATTGTTCGCGACACTTTGATTCAATTCAAAGGCGTCGAACATCGGCTGGAATTTGTACGTGAAATCAACGGTGTGAAATTTTATAACGACTCCAAAGCAACTAATGTCGATTCGACTTTTTTTGCACTCGATAGTTTCAAACAAGAAAAAATCATTCTGATCGCCGGCGGAAAACACAAAGGCGCACCCTATACGCCATTGAGTGAATTAGTTAAGAAAAAAGTCAAAGCGCTCGTTTTAATAGGAGAGGCGGCTTTGCTCATTGAAAACGACTTGGGTCAATTGACCAAAGCGATTCGTTCGGCATCAATTCAGGATGCCGTTCAACGCGCGTTTAATGAAGCGGCAAACGGCGATGTCGTTTTATTATCTCCGGCATGCGCGAGTTATGATATGTTCAAAAATTATGAAGACCGCGGCCAGCAATTTAAACAAGCCGTCAACGGATTATAA
- the mraY gene encoding phospho-N-acetylmuramoyl-pentapeptide-transferase translates to MFYYLYEIFADYHISGSNLFRYITFRSAMAAVTALAISLFVGPYIIAKLKTMQIGEEIRTDGPQSHLSKAGTPTMGGLIILASVLIPTLLWADLSNTYILLIMAATLWMGVVGFIDDYLKAVKKIKKGLIARYKTIGQIALGLLIGSVLYFSPEFDAFDTITTIPFVKDLNLDFGYLYIPFVIFVITAMSNAVNLTDGLDGLAIGVVSIAVAAFALMCYVTGNVNYSDYLNILYIPQSSELTIFCTAMLGAGLGFLWYNAYPAQVFMGDTGALAMGASLGTLAILIKKELLLPIVGGVFVAENLSVILQVMYFKYSKKKYGEGRRIFLMAPVHHHYELKGWHETKVVTRFWIMAILCALLTLTTFKVR, encoded by the coding sequence ATGTTTTATTATTTGTACGAAATATTCGCCGACTACCATATTTCCGGATCGAATTTATTTCGTTATATCACGTTTCGTTCGGCAATGGCCGCCGTTACCGCGCTAGCCATCAGCTTATTCGTCGGACCCTATATTATTGCGAAACTCAAAACCATGCAAATCGGAGAAGAAATCCGCACCGACGGGCCTCAATCACATTTATCCAAAGCAGGCACACCGACGATGGGCGGATTGATTATACTCGCTTCTGTTTTGATTCCGACTTTACTATGGGCCGATCTGTCTAATACATATATACTACTTATTATGGCTGCAACGTTGTGGATGGGCGTCGTTGGTTTTATAGACGATTATCTAAAAGCCGTCAAAAAAATTAAAAAAGGATTGATCGCTCGCTACAAAACGATCGGACAAATCGCTCTCGGACTGCTCATCGGATCGGTATTGTATTTTTCGCCGGAATTTGACGCTTTTGATACTATTACAACGATCCCGTTTGTGAAAGATCTGAATTTGGATTTCGGTTACCTATACATTCCGTTTGTGATTTTTGTCATTACGGCGATGTCCAATGCAGTGAATCTGACCGACGGTCTCGACGGATTGGCCATCGGTGTAGTCTCGATTGCCGTAGCAGCGTTTGCACTCATGTGTTATGTCACCGGGAATGTGAATTACAGCGATTACCTGAACATATTATATATTCCGCAAAGCAGCGAATTGACAATTTTCTGTACGGCCATGTTGGGTGCGGGTTTGGGTTTCCTCTGGTACAATGCTTATCCGGCGCAAGTTTTTATGGGAGACACCGGCGCACTGGCAATGGGTGCAAGTCTGGGAACTCTTGCGATTTTAATTAAAAAAGAATTGTTGCTGCCCATAGTCGGCGGTGTTTTTGTTGCTGAAAATCTCTCGGTGATTTTACAAGTGATGTATTTCAAATATTCGAAAAAAAAATACGGCGAAGGCCGGAGAATTTTCCTGATGGCGCCGGTGCATCATCATTATGAACTCAAGGGCTGGCACGAAACCAAGGTAGTTACACGATTTTGGATCATGGCCATTTTATGCGCCTTATTGACCCTGACGACATTCAAGGTTCGTTAA
- a CDS encoding UDP-N-acetylmuramoyl-tripeptide--D-alanyl-D-alanine ligase has translation MTTFTLKDFQKIGRVENFTMDAHGLSTDSRSVQTGQAFFAIKGELFDGHDFVKTAFEKQAAICIVAESWFAQYAKNFLGKSFVVTSDPLKALQNLARNHRLKFDASVIAVTGSNGKTTCKEMIQTVVSPSYKTLATEGNLNNEIGVPLTLLRMNESTQIAVIEMGADKKGDIALLCDIAKPDSGVITNIGKAHVGHFGNIETVAATKSELFDALTDDGVRYVNVDDPRLRPHADRKKGLVTFGIEHDADYRGSIVSMDAKARVRLKITTPEKHELAMQLQAPGQHQAYNALIACAVGCSIDLDVHDITAAIESYQPMSNRMGLRERNGYMVIDDTYNASPESMRAAIVSLTAMSSAGKKIAVLSDMLELGNTSADEHYQLGEFLKTQRIDYVFLTGKESIKTKEGHSASQYFITKKELIVALKKTIKAGDVILVKGSRGMKMEEIIEAL, from the coding sequence ATGACGACTTTTACTTTAAAAGATTTTCAGAAAATCGGCCGCGTAGAAAATTTTACGATGGATGCGCACGGCCTATCGACTGACAGCCGTAGCGTGCAAACCGGCCAGGCGTTTTTTGCTATTAAAGGTGAACTATTTGACGGACACGATTTTGTCAAAACGGCGTTTGAGAAACAAGCGGCTATTTGTATAGTAGCGGAATCGTGGTTTGCGCAATATGCAAAAAATTTTCTTGGAAAATCGTTCGTTGTTACATCGGATCCTCTCAAAGCATTGCAGAATCTGGCAAGAAATCATCGCTTGAAATTCGATGCATCGGTTATTGCCGTCACCGGTTCAAATGGCAAAACCACTTGCAAAGAAATGATTCAGACTGTTGTTTCGCCTTCGTACAAAACATTGGCAACCGAAGGCAATTTAAATAATGAAATCGGTGTTCCGTTGACCCTATTAAGAATGAATGAATCGACACAAATTGCTGTCATTGAAATGGGCGCGGATAAAAAAGGCGATATTGCATTGCTGTGCGACATAGCAAAACCGGACAGCGGTGTCATTACGAATATCGGTAAAGCGCATGTCGGACATTTTGGTAATATTGAGACTGTCGCTGCTACAAAATCTGAATTATTTGACGCCTTGACCGATGACGGTGTGCGCTATGTAAACGTCGATGATCCCCGCCTCCGTCCGCATGCCGACAGAAAAAAGGGATTGGTCACATTCGGAATTGAGCACGACGCCGATTATCGCGGTAGCATTGTGTCGATGGATGCAAAAGCACGCGTCCGGTTAAAAATTACAACACCTGAAAAACACGAGCTGGCCATGCAGTTGCAAGCTCCGGGACAGCATCAGGCCTACAACGCATTAATCGCTTGCGCCGTGGGATGTTCCATCGATCTCGACGTTCATGACATCACTGCTGCTATCGAATCCTACCAGCCGATGTCGAACCGGATGGGGCTACGTGAACGAAACGGATATATGGTGATCGATGATACGTACAACGCCAGCCCGGAATCCATGCGTGCTGCTATCGTTTCACTGACAGCCATGTCATCTGCCGGAAAAAAAATTGCCGTCTTATCCGATATGCTGGAACTCGGGAATACCAGCGCCGATGAACATTATCAATTAGGCGAATTCTTAAAAACACAGCGTATCGATTATGTATTTCTCACCGGAAAGGAATCGATTAAGACTAAAGAGGGTCATTCAGCATCTCAATATTTTATCACAAAAAAAGAATTGATCGTTGCGCTTAAAAAGACAATAAAAGCCGGTGATGTGATTTTAGTTAAAGGTTCGCGTGGAATGAAAATGGAAGAAATTATCGAGGCTTTATAA